A single window of Psychrobacter raelei DNA harbors:
- a CDS encoding DNA glycosylase encodes MSSTRENHLQELPIESHPFKPVLPSNATIMMMGTFPPTQDKWAMPFHYPNFYNDMWRIYGRVFFDDADYFRVGDEKRFDPERIKDFLSQHAIASCPTVKKAIREQGNAADKDLTIVEAVNLKQVLNQVPKVDVLFTTGGKATEILMDLLAQEQGKAIPKSKMPKTNQHIDYNYGGRQLTLYRLPSTSRAYPLALDKKVAAYRDFFQAMGKL; translated from the coding sequence TTGAGTTCGACAAGAGAAAACCATTTGCAAGAGCTGCCTATAGAGAGTCATCCCTTTAAGCCAGTGCTACCCAGCAATGCTACTATCATGATGATGGGAACTTTTCCACCAACCCAAGATAAGTGGGCGATGCCATTTCATTATCCTAACTTCTATAATGATATGTGGCGTATATATGGCCGGGTGTTTTTTGATGATGCAGACTACTTTCGTGTGGGCGATGAGAAGCGCTTTGATCCTGAGCGTATTAAGGATTTTTTGAGTCAGCACGCTATTGCCTCGTGTCCCACCGTAAAAAAAGCCATCCGTGAGCAAGGTAATGCTGCAGATAAGGACTTAACCATTGTAGAAGCGGTTAATTTAAAGCAGGTATTGAACCAAGTTCCAAAAGTTGACGTACTATTTACCACTGGCGGTAAAGCGACAGAAATCCTGATGGACTTATTAGCGCAAGAGCAAGGCAAAGCTATTCCTAAATCTAAGATGCCCAAAACCAATCAGCATATAGACTATAACTATGGTGGGCGTCAGCTTACTTTATATAGGTTGCCATCGACCTCTCGTGCGTATCCACTGGCTTTAGATAAAAAAGTAGCCGCTTATCGGGATTTCTTCCAAGCGATGGGGAAGCTCTAA
- the pstB gene encoding phosphate ABC transporter ATP-binding protein PstB, protein MSDTLKRKPVNKTTSTQATSLLGQPMTTGAQIAQPDTTSFNQQTLADIPDNMPAAKMQVRDLSFYYGDFKALKNINIDIPEKKVTAFIGPSGCGKSTLLRTFNRMYDLYPGMRAEGLINLDGKNILDKSVDVNLLRARVGMVFQKPTPFPMSIYDNVAFGVRLYEKLSKSELDERVEWALKKSALWPEVKDKLKASGLSLSGGQQQRLCIARGVATKPEVLLLDEPTSALDPISTGAIEDLIEDLKHDYTIAIVTHNMQQAARVSDYTVYMYLGDMVEMGETNQVFTNPAQKATEDYITGRYG, encoded by the coding sequence ATGAGTGATACATTAAAGAGAAAACCTGTGAATAAAACCACCAGCACGCAAGCGACAAGCTTACTGGGCCAGCCGATGACTACCGGTGCCCAAATTGCTCAGCCGGATACCACAAGCTTTAACCAGCAAACGCTAGCGGATATACCAGACAACATGCCAGCCGCTAAAATGCAGGTGCGTGATTTGAGCTTTTATTATGGCGATTTTAAAGCCCTAAAAAACATCAATATCGATATTCCAGAGAAAAAAGTCACCGCTTTCATTGGTCCTTCAGGCTGCGGAAAATCTACTTTGCTGCGTACTTTTAACCGCATGTATGATCTGTATCCTGGTATGCGTGCTGAAGGTTTGATTAATCTTGATGGCAAAAACATTTTAGATAAATCAGTGGATGTGAACTTACTGCGTGCCCGTGTTGGTATGGTATTCCAAAAACCCACCCCCTTTCCGATGTCTATTTATGACAATGTGGCGTTTGGTGTGCGCTTGTACGAAAAGCTTAGCAAATCAGAGCTTGATGAGCGTGTGGAGTGGGCGCTTAAAAAGTCAGCCCTTTGGCCTGAAGTCAAAGACAAGCTAAAAGCCTCTGGTCTATCCTTATCTGGCGGCCAGCAGCAGCGTTTATGTATCGCTCGCGGCGTCGCAACCAAGCCTGAGGTATTGCTGTTAGATGAGCCAACCTCAGCCCTCGATCCTATCTCAACTGGTGCAATTGAGGACTTAATTGAAGATTTAAAACACGACTATACCATCGCTATTGTGACCCACAATATGCAGCAGGCGGCACGTGTGTCTGATTACACAGTTTATATGTATCTGGGCGATATGGTTGAGATGGGTGAGACCAATCAAGTCTTTACCAATCCGGCTCAAAAAGCCACGGAAGACTATATTACCGGCCGTTATGGCTAA
- the argH gene encoding argininosuccinate lyase, producing the protein MWGGRFSEATDSFVAAFTASVGFDQRFAKQDIQGSIAHATMLGKCGILTQQEVDTIISGLHQVQQEIDAGEFNWSITLEDVHMNVESRLTDIIGTVGKKLHTGRSRNDQVATDIRLWLRQEVDNIVELLVKLQSGLLTLAEQHTDTIMPGFTHLQTAQPVSFGHHVLAWFEMLNRDTERLIDARRRINQMPLGSAALAGTTFPIDRTITAELLGFEGICENSLDAVSDRDFAIEFTSAASILMMHLSRMSEEIILWMSAQFGFVQIPDRFCTGSSIMPQKKNPDVPELVRGKAARVFGQLITLLTLMKNQPLAYNKDNQEDKEPLFDCVDTLTGSLLAFVDMLPNIVPNKENMRAATMKGYATATDLADYLVRRGVAFRDAHEVVGNAVALGIKQGVDLSELKLEQLQQFSDAIGDDVFDYLTLEGSLAARDHLGGTAPNQVIQAVARGRKRLEKYNSNLK; encoded by the coding sequence ATGTGGGGCGGCCGCTTCTCTGAGGCTACCGACAGCTTTGTTGCCGCCTTTACCGCCTCAGTAGGCTTTGACCAGCGCTTCGCCAAACAAGACATCCAAGGCTCTATCGCTCATGCCACTATGCTGGGTAAATGCGGTATCTTAACGCAACAAGAAGTAGACACCATTATCAGTGGTCTACATCAAGTGCAACAAGAAATTGATGCTGGTGAATTTAACTGGTCTATTACGCTTGAAGATGTGCACATGAATGTTGAATCTCGCTTGACCGACATTATTGGCACTGTGGGTAAAAAGCTGCACACAGGACGCAGCCGTAATGATCAGGTGGCCACCGATATCCGCCTATGGTTACGTCAAGAAGTCGATAACATTGTTGAGTTGTTGGTTAAATTACAATCAGGTCTACTGACTTTGGCTGAGCAGCATACAGATACCATCATGCCAGGCTTTACCCATCTGCAAACTGCACAGCCCGTAAGCTTTGGTCATCATGTATTGGCTTGGTTTGAGATGTTAAATCGTGACACAGAGCGCTTAATTGACGCCCGTCGCCGTATCAACCAAATGCCTCTGGGTAGCGCCGCACTGGCCGGCACCACCTTCCCTATCGACCGTACCATCACCGCTGAGCTGTTGGGCTTTGAAGGTATTTGTGAAAATTCACTAGATGCGGTATCTGATAGAGACTTTGCGATTGAATTTACTTCTGCTGCGTCTATTTTGATGATGCATTTATCGCGCATGAGTGAAGAGATTATTCTGTGGATGTCAGCACAATTTGGCTTTGTACAAATCCCAGATCGCTTCTGCACCGGCTCATCCATCATGCCGCAAAAGAAAAATCCAGATGTGCCAGAATTAGTGCGTGGTAAAGCTGCCCGCGTCTTTGGTCAACTCATCACGCTACTGACACTCATGAAAAACCAGCCATTGGCGTACAACAAAGACAACCAAGAAGACAAAGAGCCGTTATTTGATTGCGTAGATACCCTAACCGGCTCACTACTTGCATTTGTCGATATGTTGCCTAATATAGTACCTAATAAGGAAAACATGCGCGCCGCCACCATGAAAGGCTATGCCACAGCCACCGACTTGGCTGACTACTTAGTGCGCCGCGGCGTTGCTTTCCGTGATGCCCACGAGGTAGTGGGTAATGCTGTTGCTCTAGGTATTAAACAAGGTGTGGATTTAAGTGAATTAAAACTTGAGCAATTACAGCAATTTAGTGATGCTATTGGCGATGATGTATTTGATTATCTGACCTTAGAGGGTTCACTGGCTGCGCGTGACCACTTAGGCGGCACAGCGCCAAACCAAGTCATCCAAGCCGTGGCTCGTGGTCGCAAACGTCTGGAAAAATACAATAGCAATTTGAAATAA
- a CDS encoding oxidative damage protection protein: MTATFDPKANMVFCRKYQQDLPKMPNPPFPNKKGEELQNTVSKKAWDEWLELQTMLINENHLSMINPEAKKFITEQREKFFDNADYERPQGWTPEGDNQ, encoded by the coding sequence ATGACAGCGACTTTTGACCCAAAAGCCAATATGGTATTTTGCCGTAAGTATCAGCAGGATTTACCAAAAATGCCAAACCCACCTTTTCCTAATAAAAAAGGAGAGGAGCTCCAAAACACGGTTTCAAAAAAAGCGTGGGATGAGTGGTTAGAGCTACAAACGATGCTGATTAATGAAAACCATTTAAGCATGATTAACCCTGAGGCCAAAAAATTCATCACCGAACAGCGTGAGAAGTTTTTTGACAACGCCGATTATGAGCGTCCACAAGGTTGGACACCTGAAGGTGACAACCAGTAA
- a CDS encoding uroporphyrinogen-III synthase translates to MIFINTRPIERAQPLTQAMQDKGLTVLELPLLELTAIEIGQREQQYQQHFYQQPDQYQALVVVSPTAARMGLAACPVGFVPRCAVIAVGHATAEVLRVAGWQVHCPVEYSNEGMMLMPQLNRLGVGNRILVWRGRGGRRVLVNFLQENGVGVDAIAWYQRQCPPQAEHDFKQLLPQLGLSEVARLPDAINLNGLNSLHISPLDNPDANSKHKPLVLISSGEAFTNWRLLMASIDEISDKAVPNYQLNDFNYLTFGKRLTDTLNQLQLNCVRIENLDTSEVWRGVSALYSDLS, encoded by the coding sequence ATGATTTTTATCAATACCCGTCCCATCGAACGTGCGCAGCCATTAACGCAGGCCATGCAAGATAAAGGGTTGACGGTACTAGAACTGCCGCTGCTTGAGTTGACAGCGATTGAGATTGGCCAAAGAGAGCAGCAATATCAACAGCATTTTTATCAGCAGCCAGATCAATATCAGGCTTTGGTAGTGGTCAGTCCCACTGCGGCTCGTATGGGACTGGCGGCGTGTCCGGTAGGCTTTGTTCCTCGCTGTGCGGTGATTGCGGTAGGCCATGCCACAGCCGAGGTGTTACGCGTTGCCGGCTGGCAAGTGCATTGTCCTGTAGAGTACAGCAATGAAGGTATGATGCTTATGCCTCAGCTGAACCGCTTGGGGGTGGGTAATCGTATCTTGGTCTGGCGAGGCAGAGGTGGCCGCCGAGTTTTGGTGAATTTTTTGCAAGAAAATGGCGTGGGTGTCGATGCCATTGCTTGGTATCAGCGCCAATGCCCACCACAGGCTGAGCATGATTTTAAGCAGCTGCTGCCACAGCTGGGTTTGTCGGAAGTAGCGAGATTGCCGGATGCAATTAACTTAAATGGCCTAAATAGCTTACACATCAGCCCATTAGACAACCCAGACGCTAACTCTAAGCACAAGCCTTTGGTACTAATCAGCAGTGGTGAAGCGTTTACCAATTGGCGCTTGCTGATGGCTTCGATAGATGAGATATCAGATAAGGCCGTGCCTAACTATCAATTAAATGATTTTAACTATCTGACCTTTGGAAAGCGCTTAACGGATACCTTAAACCAGCTACAACTAAACTGCGTGCGTATTGAGAATTTGGATACATCTGAGGTGTGGCGCGGGGTTAGCGCTCTGTACTCTGATTTATCTTGA
- a CDS encoding acyl-CoA thioesterase, with protein sequence MSQSVSSSEFLSEHVKPPEALAGFGSIYVQNVVWNDMDAFNHVNNVVYYRYAESARINYLNELGAFSNEVTTVLAQSSCTYLKPVVFPDTLLIGVRTKKLGNTSIIMEYAYFSTAQQALVATGESVLVRLNKEGTKKLPWSTTERSNILAFEKAAGHSPQI encoded by the coding sequence ATGAGCCAGAGCGTTTCTAGCAGTGAATTTTTAAGCGAGCATGTTAAGCCGCCTGAAGCTTTAGCCGGCTTTGGCAGTATTTATGTGCAAAATGTGGTCTGGAATGACATGGATGCCTTTAATCATGTCAACAACGTGGTCTATTACCGATATGCGGAGTCGGCTCGTATCAATTATCTTAATGAGCTGGGCGCTTTTAGTAATGAGGTGACGACCGTATTGGCGCAGTCGAGCTGTACTTATTTAAAGCCTGTGGTATTCCCAGATACTTTGTTAATCGGCGTGCGTACTAAGAAGCTAGGTAATACCAGTATTATTATGGAATACGCTTACTTTAGTACCGCTCAGCAAGCTTTAGTGGCCACAGGAGAGTCAGTGCTGGTGCGTCTAAATAAAGAGGGTACAAAGAAGCTGCCTTGGTCGACGACCGAGCGCAGCAATATATTGGCCTTTGAAAAGGCTGCCGGCCACAGTCCCCAAATTTGA
- the phoU gene encoding phosphate signaling complex protein PhoU yields the protein MFTEKHSSRSFDHDLNQCIDLFLKMGRMAAEQVTLATHALVDSNEEMASTVIEADHQINQMEIKVDEQVILLVAKRQPAASDLRLIMALSKGVVDLERVGDEASKIARMACKLKKEGVSPRGYSEVQHLSNQVRVMLLDALDAFNRMDPEQAFMVLQSDEVVNEEYQSASRSLMTYVMEDSRHVSKVINILWVLRALERVGDHARNIAELVIYCTSGKDVRHTDFVTVEQAVQEASNNIAARTNTNSGD from the coding sequence ATGTTCACTGAAAAGCACTCGTCTCGAAGCTTTGATCATGACCTAAATCAGTGCATTGATTTATTTTTAAAGATGGGTCGTATGGCAGCTGAGCAGGTCACCTTAGCGACGCACGCGTTGGTCGATAGTAATGAGGAAATGGCCTCTACTGTGATTGAAGCTGATCATCAAATTAATCAGATGGAGATTAAGGTTGATGAACAGGTGATCTTATTGGTTGCCAAACGCCAACCTGCCGCAAGCGACTTAAGGTTGATAATGGCCCTATCAAAAGGGGTGGTGGATTTAGAGCGGGTAGGTGATGAGGCCAGTAAAATTGCGCGTATGGCTTGCAAGCTTAAAAAAGAAGGCGTCTCTCCGCGGGGCTACTCTGAAGTGCAGCACTTATCCAATCAAGTCCGAGTGATGTTATTGGATGCGCTGGATGCTTTTAACCGTATGGATCCTGAACAAGCTTTTATGGTGCTGCAAAGCGATGAGGTGGTCAACGAAGAATATCAGTCGGCCAGCCGCTCATTAATGACTTATGTGATGGAAGACAGCCGTCATGTCTCCAAAGTTATTAATATTCTGTGGGTTCTGCGGGCGTTAGAGCGGGTAGGCGATCATGCGCGCAATATTGCTGAATTGGTGATTTATTGCACCAGTGGCAAAGATGTGCGCCATACCGACTTTGTCACCGTGGAACAGGCGGTGCAAGAGGCCTCTAATAATATTGCGGCTCGCACCAATACCAATAGCGGCGATTAA
- the hemC gene encoding hydroxymethylbilane synthase, whose product MTTSAHTTSLKTLNIATRKSPLAMWQAEHIKARLESLYPDLEVNLVTMVTQGDKILDTPLAKIGGKGLFVKELEQALYDGRADIAVHSLKDVPMVLPEGLILGTYCKRETPTDAFVSNTYDSLDALPQGAVVGTASLRRQCQIKAHRPDLIIKSLRGNVQTRLSKLDAGEYDAIILATSGLKRVELSDRIKQEIDIDISLPAVGQGALAIECRSDDDAVLSLLKPLNDGQARIRLMAERALNRRLEGGCQVPIAAFAVIEKGAENDDTGSHNKTLWLRGRVGSEDGTTLLKADKRIALMGNQADREAQAEQLGIDVADELLSLGADGILATIYNNKDKA is encoded by the coding sequence ATGACCACATCAGCCCACACCACCTCATTAAAAACCCTTAATATTGCCACTCGTAAAAGCCCCTTAGCCATGTGGCAAGCAGAGCACATTAAGGCACGTCTAGAGTCGCTATATCCAGATTTGGAGGTGAATCTAGTGACTATGGTTACTCAAGGTGACAAGATTTTAGATACCCCGCTGGCGAAAATTGGCGGTAAAGGGTTGTTTGTTAAAGAGCTTGAGCAGGCATTGTATGATGGCCGTGCTGATATCGCTGTGCATTCATTAAAAGATGTGCCAATGGTTTTGCCTGAAGGGTTAATCTTGGGCACTTACTGTAAGCGTGAAACCCCAACCGATGCTTTTGTGTCAAATACCTATGATTCACTAGATGCGCTGCCCCAAGGTGCAGTAGTGGGTACGGCCAGTTTGCGTCGTCAATGTCAGATAAAGGCACATCGCCCCGACTTAATCATTAAGTCATTGCGTGGCAATGTTCAGACCCGTTTAAGCAAATTAGATGCCGGCGAGTATGACGCCATCATTTTGGCGACCAGTGGTCTAAAGCGTGTTGAATTAAGTGATCGTATCAAACAAGAGATTGATATCGATATCAGCTTGCCTGCCGTGGGTCAAGGCGCTTTAGCCATTGAATGTCGTAGCGATGATGACGCGGTATTGAGCTTATTAAAGCCATTAAACGATGGCCAAGCCCGTATTCGTCTCATGGCAGAGCGTGCCTTGAACCGCCGTTTGGAAGGGGGATGTCAGGTGCCGATTGCCGCTTTTGCTGTCATTGAAAAAGGGGCTGAAAATGACGACACAGGGTCGCATAACAAGACCCTATGGCTACGTGGCCGTGTGGGTTCAGAAGATGGAACGACTCTACTTAAAGCTGACAAGCGCATTGCTTTGATGGGTAATCAAGCAGACCGTGAAGCACAAGCTGAGCAATTGGGTATAGATGTGGCAGATGAGCTGTTGTCATTGGGTGCAGATGGTATATTAGCGACCATTTACAACAATAAAGACAAAGCGTGA
- the upp gene encoding uracil phosphoribosyltransferase, with the protein MNNLNIEIIKHPLVRHKLSLMRAKDCSTYKFRTLTSELARLMAYEACRDFEIEEFAMQGWDNTEITGEQIVGKTVTIVPILRAGLGMLDGVLDLIPTAKISMVGLQRDEETLQPVPFFEKLVADVDKRPALIIDPMLATGGSMVATIDMLKKKGCSTIKALVLVAAPEGVRLVNEAHPDVKIYTASLDSHLNEDGYIIPGLGDAGDKIFGTK; encoded by the coding sequence ATGAACAATTTAAACATAGAAATTATTAAACACCCTTTAGTGCGCCACAAACTGAGCTTAATGCGTGCCAAAGACTGTAGTACTTATAAATTCCGCACCTTAACCAGCGAACTTGCTCGCTTAATGGCCTATGAAGCGTGCCGTGACTTTGAAATCGAAGAATTCGCTATGCAGGGCTGGGATAATACAGAGATTACCGGTGAGCAAATTGTTGGTAAAACTGTGACAATCGTACCTATTCTACGTGCCGGCCTTGGTATGTTAGATGGTGTGCTCGACTTAATCCCGACTGCCAAAATCTCTATGGTGGGTTTGCAGCGTGATGAAGAGACACTACAGCCTGTACCATTTTTTGAAAAGCTAGTGGCTGATGTCGATAAGCGTCCTGCACTGATTATCGATCCGATGTTGGCCACTGGTGGCTCGATGGTAGCTACTATTGATATGCTTAAGAAAAAAGGCTGCTCTACGATTAAGGCATTAGTATTGGTTGCAGCGCCTGAAGGCGTACGTTTGGTAAACGAAGCGCACCCAGACGTGAAGATTTATACCGCCTCTTTAGATAGTCACTTAAATGAAGATGGCTATATCATCCCAGGTCTTGGCGATGCAGGTGATAAGATTTTTGGTACTAAATAA